One window of Silurus meridionalis isolate SWU-2019-XX chromosome 9, ASM1480568v1, whole genome shotgun sequence genomic DNA carries:
- the tdrd5 gene encoding tudor domain-containing protein 5 isoform X2 translates to MDPEHLLSNVKRDIRALLISSKHGLSSEQLRKDYQNMLGHPIPLKLLGFRSMLDMLREMPDTVRLDYALDGTVVLKAIGNETTKGIEDLISKQKTCKPKHKFKSGGSGLLPSPSLHHQGSFVLPRRAHAPPALSAQLRSQLRQLLIHGPIGLSQLERCYSIRFGRPLCVAHYGFYSIAEMLAAASDMITVKQTRMGSQLILKTEHTPVRQMHNRSPALPKQATGTSSHPVMKKITSEVPGQMAVLSNNQPKAQQKANNTAAIRVQEIEHIHLKKSYEKSVAKLEEEFRKRLVESGDAGTVSQELKEKLRKVVAEHGQGMAIHSLPGEYKKMYSEDLPLAQCGFLSVTEMVEALSDTFSVQPSTEEGAKHLLIMELKPNDQPAFSQNPSTEGQYLSCNDGDWACQDDGGASMDSLESDPEMEIATKTIHQKPVDIFAVTVPLDALQCQKLKPPNRWRERELVPVVVEKIESPSLFYVRLEDQDSRTLEHMMFEMRSCYSCQEVAERYRLPDAYVRPGQACCVAPGDTWFYRVVIHRLLNTSEVEVYYVDFGDLTAVSRSRLQFLKSCYAELPVQAVPCVLAGAKPVKRVWSKEATSSFQKLCYDRTLVAAIHSYQHDFLLTFLCDTQTEEDLYIHSVLEAEGHAVACSAVSTPFNPVALYLGEGQLEEVNDGVAAVASSPNVTSLTQHLQPDASTIRSQVLTENSTHSQEMTLLDLPALEFIDVAQGKNSKPLDPLLNKEPASFGNWEQGWRKKANIDDQKPEFLQNGREESATTEVLSIKPEKDTQPVLESEKTQKPAANQHVVRDQTPGPISSCIGHTGPQMSAELFQPLSTNLMFSMFSSGDKPNQEALFLRHVSPLALGPSARMAAGSNLLQWYTHKQV, encoded by the exons ATGGACCCTGAGCATCTCCTGAGCAATGTGAAGAGAGATATTCGTGCTCTCCTTATCTCCTCCAAGCATGGCCTTTCTTCAGAGCAGCTCAGGAAGGACTACCAGAACATGCTGGGTCACCCCATACCCCTTAAGCTCCTCGGTTTTCGCTCGATGTTGGACATGCTCAGAGAAATGCCTGATACTGTGCGCTTGGACTACGCTCTCGACGGCACCGTTGTGTTAAAAG CAATTGGGAATGAGACCACGAAAGGCATTGAAGATCTCATTTCCAAGCAAAAGACCTGCAAACCCAAGCACAAGTTTAAAAGTGGCGGTTCCGGTTTGCTTCCATCACCTTCCCTCCATCACCAGGGCTCGTTCGTTCTCCCTCGTCGAGCTCACGCTCCTCCAGCTCTCTCCGCTCAGCTGCGCTCACAGCTCCGGCAGTTACTCATACATGGCCCCATAGGGCTTTCCCAGCTGGAGAGGTGCTATTCAATCCGCTTCGGCAGGCCTCTCTGTGTCGCACACTACGGCTTTTACTCCATCGCTGAGATGCTCGCCGCTGCTTCGGACATGATCACGGTGAAGCAGACTCGCATGGGCTCGCAGCTGATACTGAAGACCGAACACACGCCAGTCAGACAGATGCACAATCGATCTCCTGCACTTCCTAAACAGGCTACAGGAACATCCAGTCATCCagtaatgaaaaaaatcacGTCTG AAGTACCTGGACAAATGGCAGTGCTCAGCAACAATCAGCCAAAAGCGCAGCAGAAAGCCAACAACACTGCAGCCATTAGAGTTCAGGAGATTGAACACATCCATCTTAAAAAGTCTTATGAGAAGTCTGTTGCGAAG cttgaGGAGGAGTTCAGGAAGAGGCTTGTTGAAAGCGGAGACGCTGGCACGGTTAGTCAGGAGCTGAAAGAGAAGCTTCGAAAG GTCGTCGCTGAGCACGGTCAAGGCATGGCCATTCACAGTCTTCCTGGTGAATACAAG AAAATGTACAGTGAGGACTTGCCCCTGGCTCAGTGTGGCTTCCTGAGTGTGACCGAGATGGTTGAAGCCCTCAGTGACACGTTCTCTGTGCAGCCAAGCACTGAAGAAGGAGCAAAGCACTTACTCATCATGGAACTCAAACCCAATGATCAACCAG CTTTCTCTCAAAACCCTTCCACCGAGGGACAATACTTAAGCTGCAATGACGGGGACTGGGCGTGTCAAGATGATGGAGGAGCGTCCATGGATTCTTTAGAGTCCGACCCTGAGATGGAAATCGCCACCAAGACCATCCATCAG AAACCGGTAGACATTTTCGCAGTCACGGTTCCTCTGGATGCGCTGCAGTGCCAGAAGCTAAAACCTCCCAATCGCTGGAGAGAACGAGAGCTGGTGCCTGTCGTGGTGGAGAAGATCGAGTCCCCCAGTCTCTTTTATGTCCGTTTGGAAGACCAAGACTCCCGCACCCTGGAGCACATGATGTTTGAAATGAg gaGTTGTTATTCCTGCCAAGAGGTGGCTGAGCGATACCGGCTCCCAGATGCGTACGTACGACCAGGGCAGGCGTGCTGCGTGGCTCCAGGAGACACTTGGTTCTACCGGGTGGTGATCCACCGGCTGCTCAACACCAGTGAGGTGGAAGTGTACTACGTTGACTTTGGAGATCTCACTGCTGTCAGCAGGAGCAGGCTGCAATTTCTCAA GTCATGCTATGCTGAGCTTCCAGTACAAGCTGTTCCATGCGTACTTGCTGGAGCGAAGCCAGTTAAG CGCGTCTGGAGTAAAGAAGCCACCAGCTCCTTTCAGAAGCTGTGCTATGACCGCACCCTGGTGGCTGCCATTCACAGCTACCAGCATGACTTCCTGCTCACTTTCCTGTGTGACACTCAAACCGAGGAGGATCTCTACATCCATAGTGTGCTTGAGGCAGAGGGTCATGCTGTAGCCTGCTCTGCTGTTAGCACACCG TTCAACCCCGTGGCTCTTTACCTCGGCGAGGGGCAGCTTGAGGAAGTAAATGACGGAGTTGCAGCAGTGGCATCTTCTCCTAATGTCACAAGTCTTACACAACACCTTCAGCCAGATGCCTCCACAATACGCAGTCAG GTTTTGACCGAGAATTCAACGCATAGCCAAGAAATGACTCTTTTGGATCTTCCTGCGCTGGAGTTCATCGACGTGGCTCAG GGGAAAAACTCTAAGCCGTTGGATCCATTGCTGAACAAAGAGCCAGCAAGCTTTGGTAACTGGGAGCAGGGATGGAGAAAGAAGGCTAATATAGATGATCAGAAGCCAGAGTTTCTTCAGAATGGACGAGAGGAGAGTGCAACA ACTGAAGTGTTATCTATCAAACCGGAGAAGGATACACAGCCTGTTTTGGAGAGTGAGAAAACTCAAAAACCGGCCGCAAACCAGCATGTGGTCCGTGATCAGACTCCGGGTCCGATCTCCAGCTGCATCGGACACACGG gTCCACAAATGTCTGCTGAATTGTTCCAGCCTCTGTCCACCAACctgatgttttctatgttcaGCTCTGGAGACAAGCCAAATCAGGAAGCTCTGTTTCTTCGCCACGTGTCCCCTCTTGCACTGGGCCCCTCGGCCCGCATGGCAGCCGGATCAAACCTGCTCCAatggtacacacacaaacaggtttAA
- the tdrd5 gene encoding tudor domain-containing protein 5 isoform X1: MDPEHLLSNVKRDIRALLISSKHGLSSEQLRKDYQNMLGHPIPLKLLGFRSMLDMLREMPDTVRLDYALDGTVVLKAIGNETTKGIEDLISKQKTCKPKHKFKSGGSGLLPSPSLHHQGSFVLPRRAHAPPALSAQLRSQLRQLLIHGPIGLSQLERCYSIRFGRPLCVAHYGFYSIAEMLAAASDMITVKQTRMGSQLILKTEHTPVRQMHNRSPALPKQATGTSSHPVMKKITSEVPGQMAVLSNNQPKAQQKANNTAAIRVQEIEHIHLKKSYEKSVAKLEEEFRKRLVESGDAGTVSQELKEKLRKVVAEHGQGMAIHSLPGEYKKMYSEDLPLAQCGFLSVTEMVEALSDTFSVQPSTEEGAKHLLIMELKPNDQPAFSQNPSTEGQYLSCNDGDWACQDDGGASMDSLESDPEMEIATKTIHQKPVDIFAVTVPLDALQCQKLKPPNRWRERELVPVVVEKIESPSLFYVRLEDQDSRTLEHMMFEMRSCYSCQEVAERYRLPDAYVRPGQACCVAPGDTWFYRVVIHRLLNTSEVEVYYVDFGDLTAVSRSRLQFLKSCYAELPVQAVPCVLAGAKPVKRVWSKEATSSFQKLCYDRTLVAAIHSYQHDFLLTFLCDTQTEEDLYIHSVLEAEGHAVACSAVSTPMFQQFNPVALYLGEGQLEEVNDGVAAVASSPNVTSLTQHLQPDASTIRSQVLTENSTHSQEMTLLDLPALEFIDVAQGKNSKPLDPLLNKEPASFGNWEQGWRKKANIDDQKPEFLQNGREESATTEVLSIKPEKDTQPVLESEKTQKPAANQHVVRDQTPGPISSCIGHTGPQMSAELFQPLSTNLMFSMFSSGDKPNQEALFLRHVSPLALGPSARMAAGSNLLQWYTHKQV; the protein is encoded by the exons ATGGACCCTGAGCATCTCCTGAGCAATGTGAAGAGAGATATTCGTGCTCTCCTTATCTCCTCCAAGCATGGCCTTTCTTCAGAGCAGCTCAGGAAGGACTACCAGAACATGCTGGGTCACCCCATACCCCTTAAGCTCCTCGGTTTTCGCTCGATGTTGGACATGCTCAGAGAAATGCCTGATACTGTGCGCTTGGACTACGCTCTCGACGGCACCGTTGTGTTAAAAG CAATTGGGAATGAGACCACGAAAGGCATTGAAGATCTCATTTCCAAGCAAAAGACCTGCAAACCCAAGCACAAGTTTAAAAGTGGCGGTTCCGGTTTGCTTCCATCACCTTCCCTCCATCACCAGGGCTCGTTCGTTCTCCCTCGTCGAGCTCACGCTCCTCCAGCTCTCTCCGCTCAGCTGCGCTCACAGCTCCGGCAGTTACTCATACATGGCCCCATAGGGCTTTCCCAGCTGGAGAGGTGCTATTCAATCCGCTTCGGCAGGCCTCTCTGTGTCGCACACTACGGCTTTTACTCCATCGCTGAGATGCTCGCCGCTGCTTCGGACATGATCACGGTGAAGCAGACTCGCATGGGCTCGCAGCTGATACTGAAGACCGAACACACGCCAGTCAGACAGATGCACAATCGATCTCCTGCACTTCCTAAACAGGCTACAGGAACATCCAGTCATCCagtaatgaaaaaaatcacGTCTG AAGTACCTGGACAAATGGCAGTGCTCAGCAACAATCAGCCAAAAGCGCAGCAGAAAGCCAACAACACTGCAGCCATTAGAGTTCAGGAGATTGAACACATCCATCTTAAAAAGTCTTATGAGAAGTCTGTTGCGAAG cttgaGGAGGAGTTCAGGAAGAGGCTTGTTGAAAGCGGAGACGCTGGCACGGTTAGTCAGGAGCTGAAAGAGAAGCTTCGAAAG GTCGTCGCTGAGCACGGTCAAGGCATGGCCATTCACAGTCTTCCTGGTGAATACAAG AAAATGTACAGTGAGGACTTGCCCCTGGCTCAGTGTGGCTTCCTGAGTGTGACCGAGATGGTTGAAGCCCTCAGTGACACGTTCTCTGTGCAGCCAAGCACTGAAGAAGGAGCAAAGCACTTACTCATCATGGAACTCAAACCCAATGATCAACCAG CTTTCTCTCAAAACCCTTCCACCGAGGGACAATACTTAAGCTGCAATGACGGGGACTGGGCGTGTCAAGATGATGGAGGAGCGTCCATGGATTCTTTAGAGTCCGACCCTGAGATGGAAATCGCCACCAAGACCATCCATCAG AAACCGGTAGACATTTTCGCAGTCACGGTTCCTCTGGATGCGCTGCAGTGCCAGAAGCTAAAACCTCCCAATCGCTGGAGAGAACGAGAGCTGGTGCCTGTCGTGGTGGAGAAGATCGAGTCCCCCAGTCTCTTTTATGTCCGTTTGGAAGACCAAGACTCCCGCACCCTGGAGCACATGATGTTTGAAATGAg gaGTTGTTATTCCTGCCAAGAGGTGGCTGAGCGATACCGGCTCCCAGATGCGTACGTACGACCAGGGCAGGCGTGCTGCGTGGCTCCAGGAGACACTTGGTTCTACCGGGTGGTGATCCACCGGCTGCTCAACACCAGTGAGGTGGAAGTGTACTACGTTGACTTTGGAGATCTCACTGCTGTCAGCAGGAGCAGGCTGCAATTTCTCAA GTCATGCTATGCTGAGCTTCCAGTACAAGCTGTTCCATGCGTACTTGCTGGAGCGAAGCCAGTTAAG CGCGTCTGGAGTAAAGAAGCCACCAGCTCCTTTCAGAAGCTGTGCTATGACCGCACCCTGGTGGCTGCCATTCACAGCTACCAGCATGACTTCCTGCTCACTTTCCTGTGTGACACTCAAACCGAGGAGGATCTCTACATCCATAGTGTGCTTGAGGCAGAGGGTCATGCTGTAGCCTGCTCTGCTGTTAGCACACCG ATGTTCCAACAGTTCAACCCCGTGGCTCTTTACCTCGGCGAGGGGCAGCTTGAGGAAGTAAATGACGGAGTTGCAGCAGTGGCATCTTCTCCTAATGTCACAAGTCTTACACAACACCTTCAGCCAGATGCCTCCACAATACGCAGTCAG GTTTTGACCGAGAATTCAACGCATAGCCAAGAAATGACTCTTTTGGATCTTCCTGCGCTGGAGTTCATCGACGTGGCTCAG GGGAAAAACTCTAAGCCGTTGGATCCATTGCTGAACAAAGAGCCAGCAAGCTTTGGTAACTGGGAGCAGGGATGGAGAAAGAAGGCTAATATAGATGATCAGAAGCCAGAGTTTCTTCAGAATGGACGAGAGGAGAGTGCAACA ACTGAAGTGTTATCTATCAAACCGGAGAAGGATACACAGCCTGTTTTGGAGAGTGAGAAAACTCAAAAACCGGCCGCAAACCAGCATGTGGTCCGTGATCAGACTCCGGGTCCGATCTCCAGCTGCATCGGACACACGG gTCCACAAATGTCTGCTGAATTGTTCCAGCCTCTGTCCACCAACctgatgttttctatgttcaGCTCTGGAGACAAGCCAAATCAGGAAGCTCTGTTTCTTCGCCACGTGTCCCCTCTTGCACTGGGCCCCTCGGCCCGCATGGCAGCCGGATCAAACCTGCTCCAatggtacacacacaaacaggtttAA
- the tdrd5 gene encoding tudor domain-containing protein 5 isoform X3, translating into MDPEHLLSNVKRDIRALLISSKHGLSSEQLRKDYQNMLGHPIPLKLLGFRSMLDMLREMPDTVRLDYALDGTVVLKAIGNETTKGIEDLISKQKTCKPKHKFKSGGSGLLPSPSLHHQGSFVLPRRAHAPPALSAQLRSQLRQLLIHGPIGLSQLERCYSIRFGRPLCVAHYGFYSIAEMLAAASDMITVKQTRMGSQLILKTEHTPVRQMHNRSPALPKQATGTSSHPVMKKITSEVPGQMAVLSNNQPKAQQKANNTAAIRVQEIEHIHLKKSYEKSVAKLEEEFRKRLVESGDAGTVSQELKEKLRKVVAEHGQGMAIHSLPGEYKKMYSEDLPLAQCGFLSVTEMVEALSDTFSVQPSTEEGAKHLLIMELKPNDQPAFSQNPSTEGQYLSCNDGDWACQDDGGASMDSLESDPEMEIATKTIHQKPVDIFAVTVPLDALQCQKLKPPNRWRERELVPVVVEKIESPSLFYVRLEDQDSRTLEHMMFEMRSCYSCQEVAERYRLPDAYVRPGQACCVAPGDTWFYRVVIHRLLNTSEVEVYYVDFGDLTAVSRSRLQFLKSCYAELPVQAVPCVLAGAKPVKRVWSKEATSSFQKLCYDRTLVAAIHSYQHDFLLTFLCDTQTEEDLYIHSVLEAEGHAVACSAVSTPMFQQFNPVALYLGEGQLEEVNDGVAAVASSPNVTSLTQHLQPDASTIRSQALRTSGMQPGSFC; encoded by the exons ATGGACCCTGAGCATCTCCTGAGCAATGTGAAGAGAGATATTCGTGCTCTCCTTATCTCCTCCAAGCATGGCCTTTCTTCAGAGCAGCTCAGGAAGGACTACCAGAACATGCTGGGTCACCCCATACCCCTTAAGCTCCTCGGTTTTCGCTCGATGTTGGACATGCTCAGAGAAATGCCTGATACTGTGCGCTTGGACTACGCTCTCGACGGCACCGTTGTGTTAAAAG CAATTGGGAATGAGACCACGAAAGGCATTGAAGATCTCATTTCCAAGCAAAAGACCTGCAAACCCAAGCACAAGTTTAAAAGTGGCGGTTCCGGTTTGCTTCCATCACCTTCCCTCCATCACCAGGGCTCGTTCGTTCTCCCTCGTCGAGCTCACGCTCCTCCAGCTCTCTCCGCTCAGCTGCGCTCACAGCTCCGGCAGTTACTCATACATGGCCCCATAGGGCTTTCCCAGCTGGAGAGGTGCTATTCAATCCGCTTCGGCAGGCCTCTCTGTGTCGCACACTACGGCTTTTACTCCATCGCTGAGATGCTCGCCGCTGCTTCGGACATGATCACGGTGAAGCAGACTCGCATGGGCTCGCAGCTGATACTGAAGACCGAACACACGCCAGTCAGACAGATGCACAATCGATCTCCTGCACTTCCTAAACAGGCTACAGGAACATCCAGTCATCCagtaatgaaaaaaatcacGTCTG AAGTACCTGGACAAATGGCAGTGCTCAGCAACAATCAGCCAAAAGCGCAGCAGAAAGCCAACAACACTGCAGCCATTAGAGTTCAGGAGATTGAACACATCCATCTTAAAAAGTCTTATGAGAAGTCTGTTGCGAAG cttgaGGAGGAGTTCAGGAAGAGGCTTGTTGAAAGCGGAGACGCTGGCACGGTTAGTCAGGAGCTGAAAGAGAAGCTTCGAAAG GTCGTCGCTGAGCACGGTCAAGGCATGGCCATTCACAGTCTTCCTGGTGAATACAAG AAAATGTACAGTGAGGACTTGCCCCTGGCTCAGTGTGGCTTCCTGAGTGTGACCGAGATGGTTGAAGCCCTCAGTGACACGTTCTCTGTGCAGCCAAGCACTGAAGAAGGAGCAAAGCACTTACTCATCATGGAACTCAAACCCAATGATCAACCAG CTTTCTCTCAAAACCCTTCCACCGAGGGACAATACTTAAGCTGCAATGACGGGGACTGGGCGTGTCAAGATGATGGAGGAGCGTCCATGGATTCTTTAGAGTCCGACCCTGAGATGGAAATCGCCACCAAGACCATCCATCAG AAACCGGTAGACATTTTCGCAGTCACGGTTCCTCTGGATGCGCTGCAGTGCCAGAAGCTAAAACCTCCCAATCGCTGGAGAGAACGAGAGCTGGTGCCTGTCGTGGTGGAGAAGATCGAGTCCCCCAGTCTCTTTTATGTCCGTTTGGAAGACCAAGACTCCCGCACCCTGGAGCACATGATGTTTGAAATGAg gaGTTGTTATTCCTGCCAAGAGGTGGCTGAGCGATACCGGCTCCCAGATGCGTACGTACGACCAGGGCAGGCGTGCTGCGTGGCTCCAGGAGACACTTGGTTCTACCGGGTGGTGATCCACCGGCTGCTCAACACCAGTGAGGTGGAAGTGTACTACGTTGACTTTGGAGATCTCACTGCTGTCAGCAGGAGCAGGCTGCAATTTCTCAA GTCATGCTATGCTGAGCTTCCAGTACAAGCTGTTCCATGCGTACTTGCTGGAGCGAAGCCAGTTAAG CGCGTCTGGAGTAAAGAAGCCACCAGCTCCTTTCAGAAGCTGTGCTATGACCGCACCCTGGTGGCTGCCATTCACAGCTACCAGCATGACTTCCTGCTCACTTTCCTGTGTGACACTCAAACCGAGGAGGATCTCTACATCCATAGTGTGCTTGAGGCAGAGGGTCATGCTGTAGCCTGCTCTGCTGTTAGCACACCG ATGTTCCAACAGTTCAACCCCGTGGCTCTTTACCTCGGCGAGGGGCAGCTTGAGGAAGTAAATGACGGAGTTGCAGCAGTGGCATCTTCTCCTAATGTCACAAGTCTTACACAACACCTTCAGCCAGATGCCTCCACAATACGCAGTCAG GCCCTCAGGACCAGCGGCATGCAGCCAGGTTCTTTCTGCTGA
- the nphs2 gene encoding podocin, with the protein MLLMKESEMERRTEKIPPPPPPKAVQAKREPRDRKHKVDKVVKLHEPHKRKERNKREKADEEHNNEDVKEVSSTVINVDSVRQSTIRDSKELLCLLESDWNEEALKTRSLGVFELLLTIAALATVIFFFPVSIWFCVKIVREHERAVVFRLGHLLQRKPRGPGLLFYLPLLDVCHKVDIRLKMLKVPSHSVVTEDLVCTEASSVCYYRIENVSVCCSSLAGVPAVLQALVQVSVREVLAHHTFTNILQNRSEVAHQIQVAVDSITCKWGIKVERAEIEDLCLPAELQQNFAVEAEAKRQAKIKVIAAEGEKATCEALKASVDSLSDSPLAVQLRLLQLLHTLHSNQPAVLLSIPSDLLNQPLQLPDTSSSSNQNQPARDISGKTVKDSPMM; encoded by the exons ATGCTCCTGATGAAagagagtgagatggagagaaggacagaaaagatacctccaccacctcctccaaAAGCCGTACAGGCCAAGAGAGAGCccagagacagaaaacacaaagtgGACAAGGTGGTGAAACTCCACGAGccacacaaaagaaaagagaggaatAAGAGGGAAAAAGCAGACGAAGAGCACAATAATGAGGACGTCAAGGAAGTGTCGTCCACCGTGATCAACgtagacagtgtgagacagagcACAATCAGAGACAGCAAGGAGTTGCTGTGCCTTTTGGAGAGCGACTGGAACGAAGAGG CCTTGAAGACACGGAGCCTTGGGGTTTTCGAGCTCCTTCTTACCATCGCAGCTCTCGCCACAGTGATATTCTTCTTTCCCGTGTCCATCTGGTTCTGTGTAAAG ATTGTACGAGAGCATGAGCGTGCCGTGGTCTTTAGACTTGGACACCTGCTACAAAGAAAACCCAGGGGACCAG GGCTGCTCTTTTACCTCCCACTTTTGGATGTTTGTCACAAAGTGGACATCAGATTAAAGATGCTGAAGGTTCCATCTCACTCG GTGGTGACAGAAGACTTGGTTTGCACAGAGGCGAGTTCAGTGTGCTACTACCGCATTGAGAACGTGTCTGTGTGCTGCTCGTCCCTGGCAGGAGTTCCCGCTGTGCTGCAGGCGCTGGTTCAGGTCTCGGTCAGGGAGGTTCTGGCCCATCACACTTTCACCAACATACTGCAGAACAGGAGTGAAGTTGCCCACCAGATCCAG GTTGCAGTGGATTCCATCACCTGCAAGTGGGGAATTAAAGTGGAGAGAGCTGAGAT AGAGGACCTCTGTCTACCAGCTGAGCTTCAGCAAAACTTTGCCGTTGAGGCCGAAGCCAAGAGACAGGCCAAAATTAAA gtAATTGCAGCAGAGGGTGAAAAGGCAACGTGTGAGGCTTTAAAGGCCTCCGTTGACTCGCTGTCAGACTCTCCTCTGGCCGTCCAGCTACGCCTTCTCCAGCTTCTCCACACACTGCACTCGAACCAACCTGCTGTGCTCCTCAGCATCCCATCAGACCTCCTCAACCAGCCACTTCAGCTGCCAGATACAAGCAGCTCCTCCAATCAAAACCAGCCAGCAAGAGACATCTCAGGGAAAACAGTTAAAGACTCCCCAATGATGTAA